A single Oceanimonas doudoroffii DNA region contains:
- a CDS encoding dihydroorotase, with translation MKHADLLVLGGTVMTPNGPEQIDIACREGRIVALGPLQGTWSADNSLNAHGLHVLPGVIDSQVHFREPGLTHKEDLDGGTKGAVLGGVTAVFEMPNTNPLTLWQHDLQAKLNAAGQRAWCDYAFYIGGSAINARQLQDLETLPGCAGIKVFMGSSFGDLLADEDEVLRQILRHGRRRMAVHAEDEARLRERKSMVELSKDVHRHPEWRDVESALKATRRIVALAEETGRRLHILHISTAEEMQFLARHKHRVTVEVTPHHLTLAAPECYSRLGSLAQMNPPVREQRHRDALWQAIREGVVDVIGSDHAPHTLEEKAQPYPHSPSGMTGVQTLLPIMLDHVNAGRLSLQRLIDLTSAGPARIFGIQGKGRIALGYDADLTLVDLAAQRTITNDWIASRSGWTPYDGKAITGWPIHTVVRGHPVVRDETLSPTPQGRPLRFLETG, from the coding sequence ATGAAACATGCAGACCTGCTGGTACTGGGCGGCACGGTAATGACGCCCAATGGTCCCGAGCAAATCGACATTGCCTGCCGGGAAGGCCGCATAGTGGCACTGGGGCCATTGCAGGGCACGTGGAGCGCAGACAACAGCCTGAATGCCCATGGACTGCATGTGTTGCCCGGGGTCATTGACAGCCAGGTTCACTTTCGTGAACCCGGCCTGACGCACAAGGAAGATCTCGATGGCGGCACCAAAGGCGCCGTGCTGGGCGGCGTGACCGCGGTTTTCGAGATGCCCAATACCAACCCGCTAACGCTGTGGCAGCACGATCTTCAGGCCAAGCTGAATGCCGCAGGGCAACGGGCCTGGTGCGATTATGCCTTCTATATCGGCGGCTCAGCGATTAACGCGCGGCAATTACAGGATCTGGAAACACTGCCTGGTTGTGCCGGGATCAAGGTTTTCATGGGCAGTTCATTTGGTGACCTGCTGGCGGATGAAGACGAGGTGTTGCGGCAAATACTTCGGCACGGACGCCGGCGCATGGCCGTTCACGCCGAAGACGAGGCGCGCCTGCGTGAGCGAAAATCCATGGTCGAGCTCAGCAAAGATGTGCATCGGCACCCCGAATGGCGTGATGTTGAAAGCGCCCTCAAGGCCACCAGGCGCATCGTGGCCCTGGCCGAAGAGACCGGCCGCCGCCTGCATATACTGCATATCTCCACCGCGGAGGAAATGCAGTTTTTGGCCCGGCACAAACACAGGGTAACCGTGGAGGTTACCCCTCATCACCTGACCCTGGCGGCACCGGAGTGCTATTCTCGTTTGGGCAGCCTGGCACAGATGAACCCGCCGGTTCGAGAGCAGCGCCATCGGGACGCCTTGTGGCAGGCCATTCGTGAGGGAGTGGTTGACGTAATTGGCAGTGATCATGCCCCCCATACCCTGGAAGAAAAGGCACAACCCTATCCACATTCCCCCAGTGGCATGACCGGCGTGCAAACCCTGCTGCCGATCATGCTTGACCACGTCAATGCCGGCCGGCTCAGCCTGCAGCGGCTGATCGATCTGACCAGCGCCGGCCCGGCACGTATTTTCGGAATACAGGGAAAGGGGCGAATCGCGCTGGGATACGACGCCGATCTGACCCTGGTCGACCTGGCCGCGCAGCGCACCATCACCAACGACTGGATCGCCAGCCGCAGTGGCTGGACACCCTACGATGGCAAGGCCATCACCGGATGGCCGATACACACGGTGGTGCGCGGCCATCCCGTGGTGCGGGATGAAACACTGTCCCCCACACCACAAGGCCGCCCCCTTCGCTTTCTGGAAACCGGTTAG
- the folE2 gene encoding GTP cyclohydrolase FolE2 yields the protein MNRDLPDVAADEHSPIQAPLEWVGMSGIDLPVTISEPGCPGPVHAVVDAQVNLPSATVKGIHMSRIYRMLNELSHQAEIAPAQLETLLERMIESHSDCHTDSARIRLRFNLLARRAALKTPELAGWKSYPVRLEATLKRGELSLQASVQVEYSSTCPASAALSRQLVAQGFRDHFPDGKGVTTEDVAAWLEQHATLATPHSQRSEAQVAVTLCSDAPSFGLMALIDRIEQALATPVQTAVKRADEQAFASLNGQNLMYVEDAARRIQHALGVHDSEAQIHVRHLESLHPHDAVASANGNPAMAAP from the coding sequence ATGAACAGAGATCTGCCAGACGTTGCCGCCGACGAACACTCACCCATTCAGGCCCCGCTGGAATGGGTTGGCATGAGTGGAATCGACCTTCCCGTCACCATTTCCGAACCGGGCTGCCCGGGGCCGGTCCATGCCGTGGTTGATGCCCAGGTCAATCTGCCGTCGGCAACGGTCAAGGGCATACACATGTCCCGCATTTACCGCATGCTGAATGAGTTGTCCCACCAGGCCGAGATCGCGCCGGCACAGCTTGAAACGCTGCTAGAGCGAATGATTGAAAGCCATAGTGACTGTCATACCGACAGCGCCCGGATCAGGTTGCGCTTTAACCTGCTGGCCAGGCGCGCGGCCCTGAAAACCCCCGAGCTGGCAGGCTGGAAGTCTTATCCCGTTCGGCTTGAAGCCACCCTGAAGCGCGGCGAGCTGTCACTGCAGGCATCAGTGCAGGTGGAATACTCCTCAACCTGTCCCGCTTCGGCCGCCTTGTCCCGACAGCTGGTGGCTCAGGGATTCAGGGATCATTTCCCCGACGGCAAGGGAGTAACCACGGAAGACGTCGCGGCCTGGCTGGAGCAGCATGCCACCCTGGCCACCCCCCACAGCCAGCGCAGCGAAGCACAGGTTGCCGTTACCCTTTGCTCAGATGCCCCAAGCTTTGGCCTGATGGCCCTCATTGATCGAATAGAGCAAGCACTGGCCACCCCGGTACAGACCGCCGTGAAACGCGCCGATGAGCAGGCATTTGCATCGCTTAACGGCCAAAACCTGATGTATGTAGAAGATGCCGCCCGGCGCATTCAGCATGCCCTCGGCGTGCACGACTCTGAAGCACAAATCCATGTTCGCCACCTGGAAAGCCTGCATCCCCACGATGCGGTGGCCTCTGCCAACGGAAACCCGGCCATGGCGGCGCCATAA
- a CDS encoding metalloregulator ArsR/SmtB family transcription factor produces the protein MKRVLFVCTANAARSQMAEALLRHFAGDSFEVFSAGTEPAEVDPRTLKALQDFGLSTAGLESKSVESLEHQHFDFVISLCDKAHRECRHWPGSGVVMAWDFPDPKGSSDPRAFALTLQELSERIRLFVLVNSKQIKSEVKSVQPLDFFKSLADETRLLSLLLIEREGELCVCELIAALNLPQSKISRHLSQLRKVGLLLDRRQGQWVFYRIHPLLNDWMRNILKDTLEHSPELLEQPCARLGEMTSRPSSESNVCGEESLNVL, from the coding sequence ATGAAACGAGTATTGTTTGTGTGCACGGCCAACGCGGCCCGCTCGCAGATGGCGGAAGCCCTGTTACGCCATTTTGCCGGTGACAGTTTCGAAGTGTTCAGTGCCGGAACCGAGCCTGCGGAGGTGGACCCTCGCACCCTGAAGGCGCTGCAGGACTTTGGCCTGAGCACCGCCGGGCTGGAATCCAAGTCGGTTGAAAGCCTGGAACACCAGCATTTCGACTTTGTGATCAGCTTGTGTGACAAGGCCCATCGGGAGTGTCGTCACTGGCCCGGCAGCGGGGTGGTCATGGCCTGGGATTTTCCCGATCCCAAGGGCAGCAGTGACCCAAGGGCCTTCGCCCTCACGCTTCAGGAGCTCAGTGAGCGAATACGCCTGTTTGTGCTGGTTAACAGCAAGCAGATCAAGTCTGAGGTCAAGTCCGTACAGCCGCTGGACTTTTTCAAGTCGCTGGCGGATGAAACCAGGCTGCTGAGCCTGCTGTTGATCGAACGGGAAGGGGAGCTGTGCGTATGTGAACTGATTGCCGCGCTGAACCTGCCGCAGTCCAAGATATCAAGGCACCTGAGCCAGCTGCGCAAGGTAGGCCTGTTGCTGGATCGGCGTCAGGGACAGTGGGTGTTCTATCGTATTCATCCGTTACTCAATGACTGGATGCGCAACATACTCAAAGACACCCTGGAGCACAGCCCGGAGCTGCTGGAACAACCCTGCGCCCGTCTCGGCGAAATGACGTCACGACCGTCTTCGGAAAGCAATGTCTGTGGTGAGGAGAGCCTTAATGTCCTGTGA
- the arsH gene encoding arsenical resistance protein ArsH, with translation MSCEIPDLPNLDAGQFLTPDPHALGVNGPAHAPRILLLYGSLRQRSFSRLVTEEASRLLQAMGAETRTFNPSGLPLPDDADEQHPKVRELRELVQWCEGMVWCSPERHGAMTSVMKAQIDWIPLSMGAVRPTQGKTLAVMQVSGGSQSFNAVNQLRILGRWMRMITIPNQSSVAKAFMEFDDNDRMKPSSYYNRIVDVMEELMKFTLLTRGGSDYLTNRYSERVESAEQLTTRVNQRAI, from the coding sequence ATGTCCTGTGAAATTCCCGATCTGCCCAACCTGGATGCCGGGCAGTTTTTAACCCCCGACCCGCACGCCCTGGGTGTGAACGGACCCGCGCACGCGCCCAGAATCCTGCTGTTGTACGGCTCCCTGCGCCAGCGCTCCTTCAGCCGCCTGGTGACCGAAGAGGCAAGCCGGTTGTTGCAGGCAATGGGCGCCGAAACCCGCACTTTCAACCCCAGCGGGCTGCCCTTGCCGGACGATGCCGATGAACAGCATCCCAAGGTGCGGGAATTGCGGGAGCTGGTGCAGTGGTGTGAGGGCATGGTGTGGTGTTCGCCGGAGCGTCACGGTGCCATGACCTCGGTGATGAAGGCACAGATTGACTGGATTCCCCTGAGCATGGGCGCGGTGCGCCCGACCCAGGGCAAGACCCTGGCGGTGATGCAGGTAAGTGGCGGCTCCCAGAGCTTTAACGCGGTTAATCAGTTACGCATTCTTGGGCGCTGGATGCGCATGATCACCATTCCCAATCAGTCGTCGGTGGCCAAGGCCTTTATGGAATTTGACGATAATGATCGCATGAAGCCCTCGTCCTATTACAACCGCATCGTGGACGTCATGGAAGAGCTGATGAAGTTCACCCTGCTGACCCGGGGCGGCAGCGACTATCTGACCAACCGCTACTCCGAGCGGGTCGAAAGCGCCGAGCAACTCACGACTCGCGTCAACCAGCGCGCAATTTAA